A stretch of the Malus sylvestris chromosome 10, drMalSylv7.2, whole genome shotgun sequence genome encodes the following:
- the LOC126585005 gene encoding LRR receptor-like serine/threonine-protein kinase GSO1 — MALVRDAILPLFLALFLHLSLGFMFCEGKLDGNTTLSVLLEVKRAIVEDPENVLHGWSESDPNFCTWRGVACALDSLDNSVQAVGLNLSGSSLAGSISPSLGSLQNLLHLDLSSNRLSGPIPPTLSNLTSLESLLLFSNQLTGDIPNHLSSLTSLRVMRIGDNGLTGSIPATFGKLVNLVTLGLASCSLNGPIPPQLGRLSLLENLILQLNQLEGLIPAELGNCSSLTIFTAANNTLNGTIPAELGRLGNLQLLNLGNNSLTGQIPSQLGELSQLGYMNLMGNQLEGPIPKSISQLGNLQSLDLSVNKLTGGIPAEFGTMSQLATLVLSNNSLSGVIPTNLCSNTTSLELLMISGSGLVGEIPAELSQCRSMKQLDLSNNLINGSIPHEIYGLVELTDLLLHNNSLVGSISPLISNLSNLQSLILYHNNLVGPLPSEIGMLGELEILYLYDNQLSGEIPMEIGNCSSLQMIDFFGNRFSGEIPVTIGRLKDLNLLHIRQNELVGEIPATLGNCHKLTILDLADNRLSGGIPITFGSLGAMEQFMLYNNSLEGNLPDTLANMPNLTRVNLSGNKLNGSIAALCSSSSFLSFDVTDNAFDHEIPSQLGNSKSLQRLRLGNNQFTGKIPHTLGNISELSLLDVSGNSLTGSIPDELSSCKKLSHIDLNDNLLSGTVPQWFGGLPQLGELKLSSNRFTGALPSELFNCFKLLVLSMSENSLIGTLPAEIGNLESLNVLNLDHNHFSGPIPPAIGKLGKLYELRLSQNRFDGDLPYELGQLQNLQSILDLSYNNLSGQIPASIGTLSKLEVLDLSHNQLIGEVPSPVGGMISLGKLNLSYNNLQGKLSKQLSHWPAEAFAGNLRLCGSPLGSCIGRKQQSDPTELAVVAIAAICTLSAIALLIFGAASLLKHKREAFWKANEMNFLYSSSSSHAQRRLLFSNGSIKPDIKWKDIMDATKNLSNEFVIGSGGSGVIYKAELRTGETVAVKKILYKDDLMANKTFTREIKTLGRIRHRHLVKLMGYCSNKGAGSNLLIYEYMENGSVYDWIHQEQSNKKKKSLDWEARLKIAVGLAQGVEYLHHDCVPKIIHRDIKSSNILLDSNMEAHLGDFGLAKTLNENNESNTESNTWFAGSYGYIAPEYAYSLKASDKSDVYSMGIVLMELVSGKMPTDSSFGVEMDMVRWVEMHIEMQDSTREELIDPALKPLLSGEENTAFQVLEIALQCTKTSPAERPSSREACDQLLHVFNHRSVEFEKTNLDSYT, encoded by the exons ATGGCTTTAGTAAGAGATGCAATTTTGCCTCTTTTTCTTGCTCTGTTTCTGCATCTTTCATTAGGGTTTATGTTCTGCGAGGGGAAGCTCGATGGCAATACAACTTTGAGTGTGCTTTTGGAGGTGAAGAGGGCAATTGTGGAAGACCCAGAAAATGTTTTGCATGGCTGGTCCGAAAGCGACCCAAATTTTTGTACTTGGAGAGGTGTGGCTTGTGCGCTTGACTCGCTGGACAACTCGGTCCAAGCGGTAGGGCTCAACCTTTCCGGCTCGTCACTCGCCGGGTCGATATCGCCCTCACTCGGTAGTTTGCAAAACCTGCTCCACCTTGATCTCTCTTCTAACCGCCTCTCGGGTCCCATCCCACCAACCCTCTCTAACCTCACGTCCTTGGAATCTTTGCTTCTCTTTTCAAACCAGCTCACTGGGGACATCCCGAATCATCTCAGCTCGCTGACGAGTCTCCGAGTGATGAGAATCGGCGACAATGGGCTCACTGGATCCATTCCCGCCACTTTTGGCAAACTTGTTAATTTGGTCACGCTTGGTTTGGCCTCATGCAGCCTCAACGGTCCAATACCTCCCCAACTCGGCCGACTCAGCCTACTCGAGAACTTAATCCTGCAGCTCAATCAACTCGAAGGTCTGATTCCTGCTGAGTTGGGGAACTGCTCCAGCCTCACTATCTTCACAGCTGCCAACAATACCCTCAACGGAACAATCCCCGCGGAGCTCGGCCGTCTCGGTAACCTCCAGCTCCTGAACTTGGGAAACAACAGCCTCACCGGCCAAATCCCGAGTCAACTCGGTGAACTGAGTCAACTCGGATACATGAATCTCATGGGGAACCAACTTGAAGGTCCAATACCAAAGTCCATATCTCAACTGGGAAATCTTCAGAGTCTTGATTTATCCGTGAACAAGCTCACAGGAGGTATTCCGGCCGAATTTGGCACCATGTCTCAGCTGGCAACCTTAGTTTTATCAAACAACAGTCTTTCCGGTGTCATACCAACAAATCTATGTTCCAACACAACAAGTTTGGAGCTCCTAATGATTTCAGGTTCGGGACTTGTCGGCGAGATCCCAGCAGAATTAAGCCAATGCCGATCAATGAAGCAGCTCGACTTGTCCAATAACTTGATCAACGGGTCAATCCCACATGAGATTTATGGACTAGTGGAGCTGACTGATCTGTTGCTCCACAACAACAGCTTGGTTGGTTCGATTTCTCCGTTGATATCAAACCTCAGCAATCTGCAGTCACTTATTCTGTACCATAACAACTTGGTGGGCCCTCTGCCGAGCGAGATTGGAATGCTTGGGGAGCTCGAGATTCTATATCTCTACGACAATCAGCTCTCTGGAGAAATCCCAATGGAGATTGGCAACTGTTCGAGCTTGCAGATGATCGATTTTTTTGGAAATCGGTTCAGCGGGGAGATCCCGGTTACTATTGGGAGGCTCAAAGATTTGAACTTACTTCATATCAGGCAGAATGAGTTGGTGGGTGAGATTCCCGCCACATTGGGGAACTGTCACAAGCTGACTATTCTTGACTTGGCGGATAACCGTTTATCTGGCGGCATACCGATAACTTTCGGGTCCCTTGGAGCTATGGAGCAGTTCATGCTGTACAACAACTCACTTGAAGGTAATCTTCCTGATACATTGGCTAATATGCCGAATTTGACTAGAGTGAATTTATCGGGAAACAAGTTGAATGGAAGCATTGCTGCATTGTGTAGCTCCAGTTCGTTTCTTTCGTTTGATGTCACTGACAATGCATTTGATCACGAGATTCCTTCCCAGCTCGGAAATTCGAAATCTCTCCAGAGGTTGAGATTAGGGAACAATCAGTTTACTGGTAaaatcccacacacattggggaATATCAGTGAGCTATCACTGCTAGATGTGTCCGGAAATTCGCTCACAGGATCAATACCGGACGAGCTTTCATCGTGCAAGAAACTGTCCCACATTGACTTGAACGACAACCTTCTTTCAGGCACAGTTCCGCAGTGGTTTGGAGGTTTGCCTCAGTTAGGAGAGCTGAAGCTGTCCTCAAATCGCTTCACTGGGGCTCTTCCGAGTGAATTGTTCAATTGTTTTAAACTGCTAGTGCTTTCCATGAGTGAGAATTCTCTCATTGGAACCCTCCCTGCTGAGATTGGTAACCTGGAATCGCTTAATGTCCTAAACCTCGACCACAACCATTTTTCAGGTCCAATCCCTCCTGCCATTGGGAAACTAGGCAAGCTGTATGAGCTTCGGCTCTCACAAAACAGATTTGATGGTGACTTACCTTATGAGCTTGGACAACTCCAAAATCTTCAGAGCATTTTAGACCTTAGTTACAACAATTTAAGTGGTCAGATTCCGGCCTCTATTGGGACTCTGTCAAAACTTGAAGTGCTTGATCTATCTCACAATCAACTAATTGGCGAAGTCCCTTCACCAGTTGGTGGGATGATTAGCTTGGGAAAGCTTAATCTGTCTTACAACAATCTGCAAGGAAAGTTGAGCAAGCAACTCTCGCACTGGCCGGCTGAGGCTTTTGCGGGAAACTTGCGTCTTTGTGGAAGCCCTCTTGGAAGCTGCATTGGCAGAAAGCAGCAGTCCGATCCAACAGAATTGGCAGTGGTAGCCATTGCTGCAATATGTACTCTATCTGCAATTGCTCTACTGATATTCGGAGCTGCTTCTCTCCTGAAACACAAGCGAGAAGCTTTTTGGAAAGCCAATGAAATGAACTTCTTGTACTCGTCCAGTTCTTCCCATGCTCAGCGAAGACTGCTTTTCTCAAACGGTTCTATCAAGCCAGATATCAAATGGAAAGACATCATGGACGCCACAAAGAATCTGAGCAACGAATTTGTAATTGGCTCAGGAGGGTCGGGAGTAATCTACAAAGCTGAACTGCGAACCGGAGAAACTGTGGCAGTCAAGAAGATTTTGTATAAAGATGATCTTATGGCGAACAAAACCTTCACGAGGGAGATTAAGACACTTGGGAGGATAAGACACCGGCATCTGGTGAAGTTAATGGGGTACTGCAGTAACAAAGGAGCAGGATCCAATCTGTTAATATACGAGTACATGGAGAACGGAAGTGTGTATGATTGGATACACCAAGAGCAAAgtaacaagaagaagaagagcctTGATTGGGAGGCACGGCTAAAGATTGCGGTTGGATTAGCTCAAGGAGTGGAGTACCTCCACCATGACTGCGTGCCAAAGATCATCCATAGGGACATTAAGTCGAGCAATATTTTGCTAGATTCGAACATGGAGGCACATCTTGGGGATTTCGGCCTTGCCAAGACACTTAACGAGAACAACGAGTCTAACACAGAATCTAATACATGGTTTGCTGGATCCTACGGGTACATAGCACCAG AGTATGCTTATTCACTCAAGGCGTCAGATAAGAGTGATGTCTACAGCATGGGGATTGTGCTAATGGAGCTTGTCAGCGGGAAAATGCCGACAGATTCATCTTTCGGCGTGGAGATGGACATGGTGAGGTGGGTCGAGATGCATATTGAAATGCAGGATTCTACTCGTGAAGAGTTGATAGACCCTGCACTGAAACCACTCTTGTCCGGAGAAGAAAACACCGCGTTCCAGGTTCTTGAAATTGCACTGCAGTGCACAAAAACCAGCCCGGCAGAGAGGCCTTCGTCACGAGAAGCGTGTGATCAACTATTACATGTGTTTAATCATCGGTCGGTGGAGTTTGAGAAGACGAATTTAGATTCTTACACATAA